A genomic region of Penaeus vannamei isolate JL-2024 chromosome 42, ASM4276789v1, whole genome shotgun sequence contains the following coding sequences:
- the LOC113816623 gene encoding cuticle protein AMP1A encodes MSASACLLVLATVITMATAQGGYGQIIPIVRDDRTQNPYGENRFEFEAGNGIVRYETGSENDGHVQEGGWRYQSPEGVPVEITFVADQGGYQPQGDLLPVAPPLPYERTQNFGGGGGYA; translated from the exons ATGAGCGCCTCCGCCTGCCTCCTC GTGCTGGCTACCGTGATTACCATGGCAACAGCTCAAGGAGGATACGGACAGATCATCCCCATCGTGAGGGACGACCGGACGCAGAATCCGTACGGAGAGAACCGGTTCGAGTTCGAGGCCGGGAATGGCATCGTGCGGTACGAGACGGGCAGCGAAAACGACGGGCACGTGCAGGAGGGAGGCTGGAG ATACCAGTCCCCCGAGGGCGTCCCCGTCGAGATCACCTTCGTGGCCGACCAGGGGGGTTACCAGCCCCAGGGGGATCTGCTCCCCGTggccccccctctcccatacGAAAGGACTCAGAACTTCGGTGGCGGCGGAGGATATGCCTGA